The sequence GAATCGGGATGAACATGTGCGTTGATTTGGTGTATGATGGCGAAACGAAAAAAACAATTCCGGCAGCCGCTGTTGAAGAAGGCAAATCGCGATTGACCGGCTTTCAGGAACCATTAATAGAAGGCGTACCATGATCGAGCGCATCACAGCCAACCCGAAGATACTGGGGGGAAAACCGATTATACGAGGAACGCGTATCTCGGTAGAGTTCATTCTCGATCTGCTGGCCTCCCATGTGTCGGAGAAAGACATCCTTGAAGACTATCCCCACCTGACAAGAGAGGATATTCAGGCATGCCTTCGGTATGCCGCACGTTCCTGCAAAAATGAGATTTATGTGGCGCTGGAGACGGCCGCACCATGAAGCTCGACTCCATCCAAATCCTTAGAGGCGAAAACATCTCGCAAAAGGTGGTGGCCTGCGGGACCAAGGGCTTGACGTTCTTGATGTCAAAGAGGAGCGTTGGTACGGAAAAGAAGACCAGGAGATCCTCG is a genomic window of Desulfatiglans anilini DSM 4660 containing:
- a CDS encoding DUF433 domain-containing protein; translation: MIERITANPKILGGKPIIRGTRISVEFILDLLASHVSEKDILEDYPHLTREDIQACLRYAARSCKNEIYVALETAAP